A stretch of the Sulfurospirillum sp. UCH001 genome encodes the following:
- a CDS encoding GTP-binding protein, with amino-acid sequence MAAHAVADEILNHTTPLPVTILTGFLGAGKTTLINYLLEHNQGERIAIIENEFGAVNVDGALLKSTEDVEIVELSNGCVCCSIRGELTQALHELLAKMDSGAFKADRLLLETTGLADPAPIVQAFFVDEIIRERIMLDAVITLVDAIHVIKQLDEHRVAASQIGFADRIILTKADCVDEAQKELVLSRINTINSKAEIFEACKGELPKEIWIGIGAFDLSDTLNVNQGFYQAKDAKNIQFKSFSAQKPTQSWSDDITSYVFEAGELDIKKIGAFMENLVEVYGNDMLRYKGVLAVDSDERRLIVQGVHKVVGFDFGSPFVGERKSLLVVIGRYLPYEELKTQFLQTIAS; translated from the coding sequence ATGGCAGCTCACGCTGTTGCTGATGAGATTTTAAACCACACTACCCCGCTTCCTGTTACGATCTTAACAGGATTTTTAGGCGCGGGAAAAACAACCCTTATCAATTATCTTTTAGAACACAATCAGGGTGAGCGCATTGCCATCATTGAAAATGAATTTGGTGCGGTCAATGTGGATGGAGCTCTATTAAAAAGTACAGAAGATGTTGAAATCGTCGAACTGAGCAATGGTTGCGTATGCTGTAGCATTAGAGGAGAATTAACCCAAGCACTTCACGAATTGCTTGCTAAAATGGACTCTGGCGCATTTAAGGCAGATCGTCTTTTATTAGAAACTACAGGTCTTGCTGATCCAGCACCGATTGTTCAAGCTTTTTTTGTTGATGAAATCATTCGTGAACGCATCATGCTTGATGCGGTAATAACACTTGTTGATGCGATTCATGTTATTAAACAGCTCGATGAACACCGCGTTGCTGCTTCACAAATTGGCTTTGCAGATCGTATCATCCTTACAAAAGCAGATTGTGTGGATGAGGCACAAAAAGAGCTTGTTCTTTCACGTATCAATACGATTAACTCTAAAGCAGAAATTTTTGAAGCATGCAAAGGTGAACTTCCTAAAGAGATTTGGATTGGGATTGGTGCATTTGATCTAAGTGATACACTCAATGTCAATCAGGGCTTTTATCAAGCCAAAGACGCCAAAAATATTCAGTTCAAAAGCTTTAGTGCTCAAAAGCCTACGCAGTCATGGAGCGATGATATCACTTCCTATGTCTTTGAAGCAGGAGAGCTTGACATTAAAAAGATCGGTGCCTTTATGGAAAATCTTGTTGAAGTCTATGGTAACGATATGCTTCGTTACAAAGGTGTCCTAGCTGTAGATAGCGATGAGCGCCGTCTCATTGTTCAAGGTGTGCATAAAGTTGTTGGTTTTGACTTTGGTTCTCCTTTTGTAGGTGAACGAAAATCACTGCTTGTTGTTATCGGGCGTTATTTGCCTTATGAAGAGCTCAAAACACAATTTCTTCAAACCATAGCTTCCTAG
- a CDS encoding YbdD/YjiX family protein — protein MFENLAKAGKYLGQAARLMVGVPDYDTYVQHMRLTHPEQTPMSYEEFYRERVEARYGGKNGSSRCC, from the coding sequence ATGTTTGAGAATCTTGCAAAAGCGGGAAAATATTTAGGACAAGCTGCGCGTTTAATGGTGGGTGTACCTGACTACGATACCTATGTGCAACATATGCGTCTTACCCATCCTGAACAAACACCTATGAGTTATGAAGAATTTTACAGAGAACGTGTTGAAGCACGCTATGGAGGGAAAAATGGCAGCTCACGCTGTTGCTGA
- the ldhH gene encoding L-lactate dehydrogenase (quinone) large subunit LdhH has translation MKHDMSESIHKALENQNLAGILDRWNYPATRAKAFEGVDFEALRTQIADIKGEAAGHLRELAYTFKKNAEANGIKVFIANSPEAAREYIANLCQEKGVKKIVKSKSMATEEIHLNHFLDKFDIQSDETDLGEWICQLAHQTPSHMVMPALHLTKEEISDLFAKETKQPLDNDIQKLVKVARKAIREKFFEADMGISGANIAIAETGSIVICTNEGNARLVTTLPKIHVALVGLEKLVPNYTDAAPILAALPRNATSQLLTSYASFISAPTLNDDGSMKEVHIVLMDNNRTKMAEDPKFKEALQCIRCAACLNVCPVYRLVTGHVFGDIYTGGIGTILTAWFNKLKSAEDIQALCIGCDKCKEICAAKIDIPGLILELRHRAADKEGLPFIYKTALEVINNRRVFHGMLRAASVLQKPFVKEGFIRHLPMFLSGLSEYRSLPSVAPVPFRDIFKTIVQPKCEEKAVFYAGCALDFVYPDAGVAIVKILNKAGIEVLFPDEQSCCGIPHWGSGSFDMAADAAERNILPLLEGDPKYIVVSCASCTTALKKEWAKILKEQHREALIPKANEVSSRTYMFTELVDKLIKEKRLTPKEGVELHTLTYHDSCHAKRHVGIFKEPRAALSAAGYEIKEMNECDTCCGMGGSYTLKQPEISMQMLKRKLENIEATGAEFVTAECPGCLIQIRGGLDKSGSKIKAIHPAELMVDKFK, from the coding sequence ATGAAACACGATATGTCAGAATCCATCCACAAAGCCCTTGAAAATCAAAACCTAGCAGGTATTTTAGACAGATGGAATTACCCAGCAACACGTGCAAAAGCGTTTGAAGGTGTTGATTTTGAGGCACTACGTACTCAAATTGCAGATATTAAAGGTGAAGCAGCTGGTCATCTTCGTGAACTTGCATACACCTTTAAGAAAAATGCCGAAGCCAATGGCATAAAAGTTTTCATCGCCAACAGTCCAGAAGCTGCGCGTGAATACATCGCAAATTTGTGTCAAGAAAAAGGTGTTAAAAAAATCGTCAAATCAAAATCAATGGCTACAGAAGAGATCCATCTGAACCATTTCCTTGATAAGTTTGACATCCAATCTGATGAAACGGATTTGGGGGAATGGATCTGTCAGCTTGCGCACCAAACACCCTCACATATGGTTATGCCTGCACTTCACTTAACCAAAGAGGAGATTTCAGACCTTTTTGCAAAAGAGACCAAACAACCGCTTGACAATGACATTCAAAAACTCGTTAAAGTTGCACGAAAAGCGATTCGCGAGAAGTTCTTTGAAGCCGATATGGGAATTTCAGGAGCGAATATCGCGATTGCAGAGACAGGCTCTATCGTCATCTGTACCAACGAAGGAAATGCACGTTTGGTCACAACGCTTCCAAAGATACACGTTGCATTGGTTGGTCTTGAAAAACTCGTACCTAACTATACCGATGCTGCACCTATTTTAGCAGCACTTCCACGAAACGCAACCAGTCAGCTTCTTACCAGTTATGCTTCTTTTATCTCTGCACCAACGTTGAATGATGATGGTTCAATGAAAGAGGTACACATTGTTTTGATGGACAATAATCGTACCAAAATGGCAGAAGATCCAAAGTTTAAAGAAGCACTTCAGTGTATTCGCTGTGCCGCCTGTTTGAACGTGTGCCCTGTTTATCGTTTGGTTACAGGACACGTGTTTGGCGACATCTACACAGGAGGTATTGGTACGATTTTAACCGCATGGTTCAACAAATTAAAGTCTGCCGAAGACATCCAAGCGCTCTGTATCGGTTGTGATAAATGTAAAGAGATATGTGCCGCTAAAATCGATATCCCTGGGCTTATTTTAGAGCTTCGTCATCGTGCGGCGGATAAAGAAGGATTGCCATTTATCTATAAAACTGCACTTGAAGTCATCAATAACCGTAGAGTCTTTCATGGCATGTTGCGTGCGGCTTCTGTACTTCAAAAACCATTTGTCAAAGAGGGTTTCATCCGCCACTTGCCGATGTTCCTCTCTGGTTTATCTGAGTACCGAAGTTTACCTTCTGTCGCCCCTGTACCATTCCGTGATATCTTTAAAACCATTGTACAGCCTAAATGCGAAGAAAAAGCAGTCTTTTACGCAGGCTGTGCACTTGATTTCGTGTATCCAGATGCAGGTGTTGCAATCGTGAAGATTTTGAACAAAGCGGGAATCGAAGTGCTCTTCCCTGATGAGCAATCATGCTGTGGTATTCCTCATTGGGGAAGTGGCTCGTTTGATATGGCAGCGGACGCGGCAGAACGCAATATCTTGCCTCTCTTAGAAGGCGATCCTAAATATATCGTGGTCAGTTGTGCAAGTTGTACCACCGCTTTGAAAAAAGAGTGGGCAAAAATCCTCAAAGAGCAACACAGAGAGGCATTAATTCCTAAAGCAAATGAAGTCTCGTCACGAACGTACATGTTCACCGAATTGGTTGACAAACTCATTAAAGAGAAAAGACTCACTCCCAAAGAAGGCGTGGAGCTTCATACGCTTACTTACCATGATTCTTGCCATGCAAAACGCCATGTGGGTATTTTCAAAGAGCCTAGAGCTGCACTGAGTGCTGCTGGTTATGAAATCAAAGAGATGAATGAGTGTGATACGTGCTGTGGTATGGGTGGTTCATATACCCTTAAACAACCAGAAATTTCAATGCAAATGCTTAAACGAAAGCTTGAAAACATTGAAGCAACAGGAGCAGAGTTTGTCACTGCTGAATGTCCAGGCTGTTTGATTCAGATACGAGGAGGGCTTGATAAGTCAGGTTCTAAAATTAAAGCGATTCACCCAGCTGAGCTGATGGTCGATAAGTTCAAATAA
- the nifT gene encoding putative nitrogen fixation protein NifT: MAKVMLREEGGETCFYIAKKDMEETIVKMEFESDAMWGGEVELSNGEIWWIQPGPKKLPKEEVCKKLSD, from the coding sequence ATGGCAAAAGTAATGCTCAGAGAAGAAGGTGGAGAGACCTGTTTTTATATCGCGAAAAAAGATATGGAAGAAACTATCGTCAAAATGGAATTTGAAAGTGACGCGATGTGGGGTGGAGAAGTGGAGTTAAGTAACGGAGAAATATGGTGGATACAACCTGGTCCTAAAAAACTTCCTAAAGAAGAAGTCTGCAAAAAGTTGTCTGATTAA
- a CDS encoding pyridoxal phosphate-dependent aminotransferase, whose protein sequence is MRCNEMSSFIVMDIVKEAEKYDDSIHFEIGQPDLPPSPKVKQALHQSIDENRFSYTQSHGLIVLREKVAKHYATTYGVHIDIDQIFLTPGTSGAFLIAYALTLKSGATLGMSDPSYPCYKNFAHLLDIKPHFMPIGKEDNFELHVDDLKPHSLDALQISSPANPTGNIYTKENLKALIEHCEAHSIAFISDELYHGLTYEKEANCALEFGRKNVFVINGFSKYYCMPGQRLGWVIVPKEQVRHAEIVAQNLFISAPTLSQYGALEAFDESYLAKIKAEFKARRDFLYAELSELFEIDAKPEGAFYIWANISKYSNDSFAFAKELLETIHVATTPGIDFGSNGTSHYLRFAYTRNIEHMREGVKRLKHYLKDRK, encoded by the coding sequence ATGCGTTGCAATGAGATGAGTTCTTTTATTGTTATGGATATTGTCAAAGAAGCTGAAAAATATGACGATAGTATCCACTTTGAAATCGGTCAACCCGATCTTCCACCCTCCCCTAAAGTCAAACAAGCATTACATCAAAGCATTGATGAAAATCGCTTTTCTTATACCCAAAGTCATGGGCTTATTGTTCTTCGTGAAAAAGTTGCGAAACATTATGCAACAACCTATGGCGTTCATATAGACATCGATCAAATCTTTTTAACACCAGGAACCAGTGGTGCTTTTTTAATTGCGTATGCACTTACGCTTAAAAGCGGAGCAACACTTGGCATGAGTGATCCTTCGTATCCGTGTTATAAAAACTTTGCACATCTTCTTGATATCAAACCGCATTTTATGCCTATTGGTAAAGAGGATAATTTTGAATTGCATGTGGATGATCTAAAACCGCATTCTCTTGATGCATTGCAGATCTCTTCTCCTGCCAATCCAACAGGCAATATTTACACCAAAGAGAACCTAAAAGCACTCATTGAACACTGCGAAGCCCACAGTATCGCATTTATCTCCGATGAACTTTATCATGGTTTGACGTATGAAAAAGAGGCGAACTGTGCACTTGAATTTGGAAGAAAAAATGTTTTTGTCATCAATGGTTTTTCTAAATATTATTGTATGCCAGGACAGCGTTTAGGTTGGGTTATCGTGCCAAAAGAGCAAGTTCGTCATGCTGAAATTGTCGCTCAAAATCTTTTCATCTCAGCACCAACACTGAGCCAATATGGGGCACTTGAAGCATTTGATGAGAGTTACCTTGCCAAGATCAAAGCAGAATTCAAAGCAAGACGTGATTTTTTATATGCAGAACTCTCAGAGCTTTTTGAGATCGATGCAAAACCAGAAGGTGCTTTTTATATCTGGGCAAACATCTCAAAATACTCCAATGATAGCTTTGCATTTGCAAAAGAACTCCTAGAAACCATCCATGTTGCAACCACTCCTGGAATTGATTTTGGGAGCAATGGAACAAGCCACTATCTTCGCTTTGCCTATACTCGAAATATCGAACACATGCGTGAAGGTGTCAAAAGACTCAAACATTACTTAAAGGATAGAAAATGA
- the cstA gene encoding pyruvate/proton symporter CstA — translation MTANSTSASSRIAWVFVAILGAIAFGYIALNRGESINAMWVLTASVCVYLIGYRFYSLYIADKVLKVDATRMTPAFRHNDGLDYVPTNKVILFGHHFAAIAGAGPLVGPVLAAQMGYLPSMLWILIGVVLAGAVQDYMVLFVSTRRDGRSLGDLVKTEMGTIPGIIALIACFMIMIIILAVLAMVVVKALTHSPWGTFTVAFTIPLAFFMGIYLRFIRPGRILEASIIGIVGLVFAIIVGGDVAANPSLAPYFDLSGVQLTWALIIYGFIAAVLPVWLLLAPRDYLSTFLKIGAIIGLAIGIVVLMPMMQMPAVTKYAFDTHGPVWSGSLFPFLFITIACGAVSGFHALISSGTTPKMLANETQARMIGYGGMLMESFVAMMALISASIIDPGVYFAMNSPMGALNPTGLADAAMAASATVSNWGFVVTPDALTQIAADVGEKSIISRAGGAPTLAVGMAQIIHQALGGLGSMSFWYHFAILFEALFILTAVDAGTRAARFMLQDLLGLINPSLKRTNSLFANLLATALVVASWGYFLYVGVVDPLGGINTLWPLFGITNQMLAAIALMLCTVVLFKMKQQAFAWVSIVPATWLVICTLSAGWLKAFNSDPAVSFFAKANQLQTLLASGNFKPNAVFKSQEAVERVIFNNQLDGILIVFFMIVVVVMIGFTVQACRKALQSDKPTAVEVPYAPMPANAEEIIRGTAH, via the coding sequence ATGACAGCGAACAGTACAAGCGCGTCTTCAAGGATAGCTTGGGTATTTGTAGCCATTTTAGGCGCTATTGCGTTTGGCTATATTGCATTAAATCGAGGTGAATCGATCAATGCTATGTGGGTGCTTACAGCATCAGTGTGTGTTTATTTGATTGGATACCGCTTTTACAGCCTTTACATTGCGGACAAGGTTTTAAAAGTAGATGCAACACGTATGACACCAGCGTTTCGTCATAACGATGGACTTGATTATGTCCCAACCAACAAGGTTATTCTCTTTGGCCACCACTTTGCAGCGATCGCGGGTGCAGGTCCATTAGTTGGTCCTGTTTTAGCAGCACAAATGGGTTATTTGCCAAGTATGCTTTGGATCTTAATCGGTGTTGTTTTAGCAGGTGCGGTACAAGACTATATGGTCTTATTTGTGTCTACACGTCGTGATGGTAGATCATTAGGTGATCTCGTTAAGACAGAAATGGGAACCATCCCAGGTATCATTGCACTTATTGCATGTTTCATGATTATGATCATTATCTTGGCAGTTCTTGCAATGGTTGTTGTTAAAGCACTTACACACAGCCCTTGGGGTACATTTACTGTTGCCTTTACCATTCCATTAGCATTCTTCATGGGAATCTACTTACGCTTTATTCGCCCAGGTCGTATTCTTGAAGCTTCTATTATTGGTATTGTGGGTCTTGTATTTGCAATTATTGTTGGTGGTGATGTCGCAGCTAACCCAAGTTTAGCACCTTATTTTGATCTATCAGGTGTACAACTTACATGGGCACTTATCATTTATGGTTTCATTGCTGCTGTACTTCCTGTATGGTTACTTTTGGCACCTCGTGACTATTTATCAACCTTCTTAAAAATCGGTGCGATTATTGGTCTTGCAATTGGTATTGTTGTGTTAATGCCAATGATGCAAATGCCAGCAGTTACTAAATACGCTTTTGATACACATGGACCAGTATGGTCAGGAAGCCTCTTCCCATTCTTATTTATTACCATCGCATGTGGTGCTGTTTCTGGTTTCCACGCACTTATCTCTTCAGGTACAACACCTAAAATGCTTGCAAATGAAACTCAAGCACGTATGATCGGTTACGGTGGTATGTTGATGGAGTCTTTTGTTGCGATGATGGCACTTATTTCTGCATCTATCATTGATCCAGGTGTTTACTTTGCGATGAACAGCCCTATGGGTGCACTGAACCCAACAGGCTTAGCGGATGCAGCAATGGCAGCTTCTGCAACAGTAAGTAACTGGGGATTTGTTGTAACACCAGACGCATTAACACAAATTGCTGCTGATGTAGGTGAAAAAAGTATTATCTCTCGTGCTGGTGGTGCTCCTACCCTTGCTGTTGGTATGGCACAAATCATTCATCAAGCATTAGGCGGACTTGGTTCTATGTCTTTCTGGTACCACTTCGCAATTTTGTTTGAAGCACTCTTTATTCTAACTGCAGTTGATGCTGGTACTCGTGCAGCACGCTTTATGTTGCAAGATTTACTTGGTCTTATCAATCCAAGCCTAAAAAGAACCAATTCATTGTTTGCAAACTTGCTTGCAACAGCTCTTGTTGTTGCTTCATGGGGTTACTTCCTGTACGTAGGTGTTGTTGATCCATTAGGTGGTATCAATACCTTATGGCCACTCTTTGGTATTACAAACCAAATGCTTGCAGCGATTGCTTTAATGCTTTGTACTGTTGTTCTTTTCAAAATGAAACAACAAGCTTTTGCATGGGTTTCTATCGTTCCAGCAACATGGTTAGTTATTTGTACACTCAGTGCAGGTTGGTTGAAAGCATTTAATTCTGATCCAGCGGTTAGCTTCTTTGCTAAAGCAAATCAACTTCAAACACTTCTTGCAAGTGGTAACTTTAAACCAAATGCTGTCTTTAAATCTCAAGAAGCCGTAGAGCGCGTTATTTTCAATAACCAACTCGATGGTATCTTGATTGTTTTCTTTATGATCGTTGTCGTCGTTATGATTGGTTTCACGGTTCAAGCATGCCGTAAAGCACTTCAATCTGACAAACCAACAGCTGTTGAAGTCCCATATGCTCCTATGCCTGCGAATGCAGAAGAGATTATTAGAGGTACTGCACACTAA
- a CDS encoding aldo/keto reductase, whose translation MRFTHATPEATYGFAKRFAHYKDFYTKYDGLIFSKLGFGTFKKEPYKEENYTFDYKDALKTAIRGGINVIDTAINYRYQQSEREIGEVLKELIHSGEIKREELIICSKGGFIPLDFPFPENPYEWINEHIIQKGLATSMDIELDQHCMTPAFLKASLDRSLANLQVECLDVYFLHNPETQLTRIGYRQFLIDLEAIFTVFEKSVSEGKIKSYGIAVWNAFIYDENNSEYINLEDVYDVAQKVGGANHHFKYIQIPFNLAKTHAYSVANQKMSDDNYYTLLQVAYKLGIGVMSSSSLLQMHLFKKPFKPEIGYLLDSKMELQSDIQLALQFVRSTRGIVTSLFSTCSSEHVSSNLSIASVNATNTTKYNLLYKVER comes from the coding sequence ATGCGTTTTACTCATGCTACGCCTGAAGCAACGTATGGTTTTGCTAAACGTTTCGCGCACTATAAGGATTTTTACACAAAATATGATGGGCTTATTTTTTCTAAACTTGGTTTTGGAACGTTTAAAAAAGAGCCTTACAAAGAGGAAAATTATACATTTGATTATAAAGATGCCCTAAAAACAGCCATTCGAGGTGGTATCAATGTCATTGACACGGCGATTAACTACCGTTACCAACAAAGTGAACGTGAAATTGGCGAAGTTCTAAAAGAGTTGATACACAGTGGTGAAATCAAAAGAGAAGAGCTGATTATTTGTTCAAAAGGTGGGTTTATCCCCTTAGATTTTCCTTTTCCAGAAAATCCCTATGAGTGGATAAATGAGCATATCATTCAAAAAGGTTTAGCAACTTCTATGGATATTGAGCTCGATCAACACTGTATGACACCGGCTTTTTTGAAAGCCTCTTTAGATCGCTCTCTTGCAAACTTACAGGTAGAGTGTTTAGATGTCTATTTTTTACATAATCCAGAAACCCAACTAACACGTATAGGATATAGACAGTTTCTGATAGATTTAGAAGCTATTTTTACTGTGTTTGAAAAGAGTGTGAGCGAAGGCAAAATCAAATCATATGGTATCGCGGTATGGAATGCTTTTATCTATGATGAAAACAATAGCGAGTACATTAACCTCGAAGACGTTTATGATGTTGCACAAAAAGTAGGTGGTGCAAACCATCATTTCAAATACATACAGATACCTTTTAATCTTGCCAAAACACATGCATACAGTGTCGCAAACCAAAAAATGTCTGATGACAACTACTACACGCTTTTACAAGTTGCCTATAAATTGGGGATTGGCGTAATGAGTAGCTCTTCATTGTTGCAGATGCATCTTTTCAAAAAACCATTTAAGCCTGAAATTGGGTATTTGCTTGATTCTAAAATGGAACTGCAAAGCGACATACAGCTAGCTTTGCAGTTTGTACGCTCAACCAGAGGGATCGTAACATCGCTCTTTAGCACATGCTCAAGTGAGCACGTCAGCAGTAATCTTAGCATCGCTTCTGTGAATGCGACCAATACAACCAAATACAATCTTCTTTATAAAGTGGAGCGATAA
- a CDS encoding peptidylprolyl isomerase, with protein sequence MKIGKNSVVTLSYRVLDKKGTPLDTGDEPLVYLHGGYNDVFAKVEKALEGKTVGDEIEVALSHKESFGEYDETLVVTQPRSEFDDHIHVGEQFEEIIEDELSGEEESIIYIVKEVTKEHVVLDGNHPFAGIDVVFHGVVADVRQATKEEIKEQYAR encoded by the coding sequence ATGAAAATTGGTAAAAATAGCGTCGTAACTCTTAGTTACCGTGTGCTTGATAAAAAAGGAACACCTCTTGATACAGGTGATGAACCACTTGTATATTTACATGGCGGATACAATGATGTCTTTGCAAAAGTCGAGAAAGCACTTGAAGGCAAAACGGTAGGCGATGAAATCGAAGTAGCACTTAGCCATAAAGAGTCTTTTGGCGAGTACGATGAAACCTTAGTCGTTACACAGCCTCGTAGTGAATTTGACGACCACATCCATGTTGGTGAACAATTTGAAGAGATTATTGAAGATGAACTCAGTGGTGAAGAAGAGAGTATTATTTATATCGTAAAAGAAGTGACAAAAGAGCATGTCGTTCTTGATGGCAATCACCCTTTTGCGGGTATTGATGTTGTCTTTCACGGTGTTGTAGCCGATGTACGTCAAGCAACCAAAGAAGAGATTAAAGAGCAATACGCACGATAA
- a CDS encoding L-aspartate oxidase — translation MTYDVIVIGSGIAGLMAAIEAKSETNSVAIITKSNIFKSNSAVASGGINAVLDENDEAEIQKHCDDTMKSSKDLGDKKAISYLCHQAPCIIKKLVEYGVEFDRDEHGTILQRSFGGGSSKRTCFVGDSTGSAITQVLIKKAKLVGVEFLVNHFVMDITKIEEYVSGVVALKKSDSTVTVYPAKAVVFAGGGYAGIYRGFSTNAQDCTGDLLSVALRAGMSLKDMEFVQFHPTGFAKTSYLVSEAARGEGGHLVNSNGERFVDELGTRDVLARAIFEQMRAGKKVYLDMRHISKEILETRVPSLYKNAYNQVGIDLSTELLEIKPVAHYSMGGIASSMTSSELKGLFICGESAALGVHGANRLGGNSLLEGAVFGELAGKKAKEYAFNKEFLPIDYSVVIKNMDLVQRIFDGDCTKNFNAMRISVGKIMFDKAGIFRNEVSLQEAFDYMKYLRLESNTLHCIDKGKHNNVELISILELRNALELSEAIILSAMKRCESRGAHYREDFPFILKEGNAHVLIKELQKGFFKVHYEESGLTKWLKKILT, via the coding sequence ATGACATACGACGTAATAGTCATTGGCTCAGGCATTGCAGGTCTTATGGCCGCGATTGAAGCAAAGAGCGAAACCAACAGTGTTGCCATCATCACGAAAAGCAACATCTTTAAATCCAATAGTGCGGTAGCCAGTGGCGGTATCAATGCTGTTTTAGATGAAAATGATGAGGCAGAGATTCAAAAGCATTGTGATGACACCATGAAAAGCTCTAAAGACTTAGGGGATAAAAAAGCCATTAGCTATCTATGCCATCAAGCACCATGTATTATAAAAAAGCTTGTTGAATACGGTGTTGAATTTGACCGTGATGAACATGGCACGATACTGCAAAGAAGCTTTGGCGGTGGAAGTTCTAAACGTACCTGTTTTGTAGGCGACAGTACGGGCTCAGCCATTACTCAAGTGTTAATTAAAAAAGCCAAATTAGTGGGTGTTGAATTTTTGGTGAATCATTTTGTGATGGATATTACCAAAATAGAAGAGTATGTAAGTGGTGTGGTCGCACTTAAAAAAAGTGACTCAACAGTTACGGTGTATCCTGCCAAAGCGGTGGTGTTTGCTGGTGGTGGATATGCTGGGATTTATCGAGGGTTTAGCACGAACGCTCAAGATTGTACGGGAGATCTTTTAAGTGTGGCACTCAGAGCTGGAATGAGCCTCAAAGATATGGAGTTTGTTCAGTTCCATCCAACAGGATTTGCTAAGACAAGTTACTTGGTTTCCGAAGCCGCTCGTGGTGAAGGAGGGCATCTTGTTAACTCTAATGGTGAGCGTTTTGTCGATGAACTAGGCACTCGCGATGTGCTTGCACGAGCCATTTTTGAGCAGATGAGAGCTGGGAAAAAAGTCTATCTTGATATGCGGCACATCTCAAAAGAGATACTAGAAACACGCGTCCCCTCTTTGTATAAAAATGCGTACAATCAAGTAGGCATAGACCTTTCCACCGAGCTTTTAGAGATTAAGCCTGTAGCACATTACAGTATGGGTGGTATTGCTTCATCGATGACATCAAGTGAACTAAAAGGACTTTTTATTTGCGGCGAAAGTGCTGCCCTTGGAGTACATGGAGCAAATCGTCTTGGTGGAAACTCTCTTTTAGAAGGAGCTGTTTTTGGTGAACTTGCAGGGAAAAAAGCAAAAGAGTATGCCTTCAATAAAGAATTTCTACCAATTGACTATAGCGTAGTGATCAAAAATATGGATTTAGTGCAGCGCATTTTTGATGGAGATTGTACGAAAAACTTTAATGCCATGCGTATCTCTGTCGGAAAAATCATGTTTGATAAAGCAGGTATTTTTCGTAATGAAGTCTCTTTACAAGAAGCCTTTGACTATATGAAATACCTCCGCTTAGAGTCAAATACCTTGCACTGTATCGATAAAGGAAAGCACAATAATGTGGAATTAATCTCTATTCTAGAGCTACGCAATGCACTAGAGCTTAGTGAAGCCATCATCCTCTCTGCGATGAAACGGTGTGAAAGTAGGGGTGCGCATTATAGAGAGGATTTTCCTTTTATACTTAAAGAAGGAAATGCGCATGTTCTCATCAAAGAGCTACAAAAAGGCTTCTTTAAAGTCCACTATGAAGAGAGTGGTTTAACAAAGTGGCTCAAAAAAATCTTAACATAA